The Astyanax mexicanus isolate ESR-SI-001 chromosome 12, AstMex3_surface, whole genome shotgun sequence genome window below encodes:
- the LOC125806137 gene encoding uncharacterized protein LOC125806137: protein MVGPFSSPPFSTFRINPIGIATRKYSGKKRLIIDLSAPHGSFLPSVNSLVPSDEFSLCYARVDDAISLIKLVGRGTWMAKADIVSAFKVLPIHPDFWHLFCVRWKGHYYFATRLVFGCKSSPKIFDCFAEALSWILLNVCRIPYVVHLLDDFLVLDAPSSPPARCITSLASVFHRLGVPLSAEKTVGPSTSLEFLGILLDSVNLQASLPRDKQTRISQVLSEFLQQPRCTKQQLLSLLGHMNFAMRIIPQGRAFISHLLLLASSATSYFQFVTLDEACLAEIRFWLLLLSHWNGISFFFNDAVSNPVDIHLFTDASPSTGFGGFYDGRWFASQWPAEFFQLPSDLRDSSALRELYPIIVAALLWGHEWTRRVIFTHSDNLAVVNAINKGRSNSPSLMPLLQRLTWHSIMHQFILKAVHIPGSSNPIADSLSRFQFQKFRTLAPLSDPHPTPVPPYLDTIFPLHTPSTI from the coding sequence ATGGTCGGCCCCTtttcctctccccctttttctacttTTCGGATTAATCCCATCGGCATTGCCACGCGCAAATACTCGGGGAAGAAACGCCTCATCATTGACTTATCCGCTCCCCATGGCTCTTTTCTTCCTTCCGTCAATAGCCTGGTGCCCAGCGACGAGTTTTCTTTGTGCTATGCCCGCGTCGATGATGCGATTTCCCTCATCAAACTCGTCGGACGCGGCACTTGGATGGCCAAAGCAGACATCGTCTCAGCTTTTAAGGTCTTACCCATCCATCCTGACTTTTGGCACCTATTTTGCGTGCGCTGGAAGGGGCATTACTACTTCGCCACCCGGCTCGTTTTCGGCTGTAAGAGCAGCCCCAAGATATTTGACTGTTTCGCTGAGGCACTGTCCTGGATCCTGCTCAACGTGTGTCGTATTCCCTATGTCGTGCACCTGCTGGACGACTTTCTGGTCCTCGACGCCCCGTCTTCTCCGCCCGCTCGTTGCATCACTTCCCTAGCATCAGTTTTTCACCGCCTGGGCGTTCCGCTGTCCGCCGAAAAGACCGTTGGTCCGTCTACATCGCTCGAATTTTTGGGGATTTTGCTGGACTCTGTCAACTTACAGGCTTCTCTTCCCCGCGATAAGCAAACTCGCATCTCCCAAGTTCTCTCAGAGTTTCTGCAACAGCCTCGTTGCAccaagcagcagctcctgtcGCTTCTCGGGCATATGAATTTCGCCATGCGCATCATCCCGCAAGGTCGCGCGTTTATttcccatctcctcctcctcgcttcttcagCTACATCCTACTTTCAGTTCGTCACCCTGGATGAGGCTTGTCTAGCAGAGATACGTTTCTGGCTCCTACTCCTCTCTCATTGGAATGGCATTTCGTTTTTCTTTAACGACGCAGTATCTAATCCTGTTGATATTCATCTCTTCACGGACGCCTCACCTTCCACAGGCTTTGGCGGTTTCTACGACGGCAGATGGTTCGCCTCCCAATGGCCTGCCGAATTTTTTCAGCTCCCCTCGGATCTTCGTGATTCGTCCGCGCTTCGTGAACTTTACCCCATCATCGTCGCTGCCCTGCTATGGGGACACGAATGGACGCGACGCGTAATTTTCACGCACTCTGATAATCTAGCCGTAGTAAACGCAATCAACAAGGGTCGGTCAAATTCCCCGTCCTTAATGCCATTGCTCCAGAGGCTCACGTGGCACTCCATCATGCATCAGTTCATTCTCAAAGCTGTTCACATTCCTGGTTCATCTAACCCCATTGCTGATTCTCTGTCTCGTTTCcaatttcagaaattcaggaccttggctccACTCTCAGACCCACATCCAACCCCAGTTCCACCTTATTTGGACACCATCTTCCCGCTGCACACGCCTTCTACAATTTGA